A genomic segment from Variovorax paradoxus B4 encodes:
- a CDS encoding TRAP transporter large permease — protein MIPTLLFVAFVAMMLVGVPIGAALGLAGAACIALANSDAQWFGLLAVPQNFYAGLGKYPLLAIPMFVLVGSIFDRSGVALRLVNFAVAIVGRGPGMLPLVAIAVAMFLGGISGSGPANAAAVGAVMIAAMSRAGYPAAFSASVVGAAAATDILIPPSVAFIVYSVLVPGASVPALFAAGMIPGVMAGLALMIPAVLLARQHKMGALEATLPRPPFWKSFRDAIWGLAAPVLILGGMRAGWFTPTEAAVVAVFYGLFVGMCVHRTIKVRDLFVILRESGELSAVILLVVSLAGIFAYSLSTLGIIDPVTRAIVDSGLGEYGILALLILLLITVGMFLDGVSIFLIFVPLLLPIVQYYKWDPVWFGVILTLKVALGQFTPPLAVNLMVSCRIAKVRMEETVQWVGWMLFSMFLVMVLVIAFPELALWLPRKLGY, from the coding sequence GTGATCCCCACCCTGCTCTTCGTCGCCTTCGTCGCGATGATGCTGGTGGGCGTGCCCATCGGCGCCGCGCTGGGCCTGGCCGGCGCCGCCTGCATCGCGCTGGCCAACAGCGACGCCCAGTGGTTCGGCCTGCTGGCCGTGCCGCAGAACTTCTATGCCGGCCTCGGCAAGTACCCGCTGCTGGCCATTCCGATGTTCGTGCTGGTGGGCTCCATCTTCGACCGCTCGGGCGTGGCGCTGCGGCTCGTGAACTTTGCGGTGGCGATCGTCGGGCGCGGGCCCGGCATGCTGCCGCTGGTGGCGATTGCGGTGGCGATGTTCCTCGGCGGCATCTCGGGCTCGGGACCGGCCAATGCCGCCGCCGTGGGCGCGGTGATGATCGCCGCCATGTCGCGCGCGGGCTACCCGGCCGCCTTCTCGGCCAGCGTGGTGGGTGCCGCGGCGGCCACCGACATCCTGATTCCGCCTTCGGTCGCGTTCATCGTCTACTCGGTGCTGGTGCCCGGCGCCTCGGTGCCGGCGCTGTTCGCGGCCGGCATGATTCCGGGCGTGATGGCCGGCCTGGCGCTGATGATCCCGGCCGTGCTGCTGGCCCGCCAGCACAAGATGGGCGCGCTCGAAGCGACGCTGCCGCGCCCGCCGTTCTGGAAGAGCTTTCGCGACGCGATCTGGGGCCTGGCGGCGCCGGTGCTCATCCTGGGCGGCATGCGCGCGGGCTGGTTCACGCCGACCGAAGCCGCGGTGGTGGCGGTGTTCTACGGCCTCTTCGTGGGCATGTGCGTGCACCGGACCATCAAGGTGCGCGACCTGTTCGTCATCCTGCGCGAATCGGGCGAGCTCTCGGCCGTGATCCTGCTCGTGGTGTCGCTCGCGGGCATCTTCGCGTACTCGCTCTCGACGCTCGGCATCATCGACCCGGTGACGCGCGCCATCGTGGATTCGGGCCTGGGCGAATACGGCATCCTGGCGTTGCTGATCCTGTTGCTCATCACGGTGGGCATGTTCCTGGACGGCGTGTCGATCTTCCTGATCTTCGTGCCGCTGCTGCTGCCCATCGTGCAGTACTACAAGTGGGATCCGGTGTGGTTCGGCGTGATCCTCACGCTCAAGGTGGCGCTCGGCCAGTTCACGCCGCCGCTCGCGGTCAACCTCATGGTGTCCTGCCGCATCGCCAAGGTGCGGATGGAAGAGACCGTTCAGTGGGTCGGCTGGATGCTGTTCTCGATGTTCCTGGTGATGGTGCTGGTGATCGCGTTTCCGGAACTTGCGCTGTGGCTTCCGCGCAAGCTGGGGTACTGA
- the ltrA gene encoding group II intron reverse transcriptase/maturase — MSDRSGKSDCCVVPKKLPNKAAGEAPAAAEAVEGRRQAKGNAIAARMSRRSVRVYDMGTALDGIRQTAKGRRGARFTGLLHHIYAVERLEAAYLALKRDAAAGVDGQTWQAYGQDLEGNLLDLSERLARGGYRPQPVKRVYIDKADGSKRPLGVPALEDKLVQRATVEVLNAIYEQDFLGFSYGFRPGKSAHNALDAVAVGVHSRRVSWILDADIAKFFDTIERDWLVKFIEHRVADTRVVRLIKKWLHAGVLEEGRLRQSEVGTVQGGSISPLLANIYLHYAFDLWVKQWRGRHARGDVIVVRYADDWVAGFQFRDDAERFQRAVAERLGQFGLKLHPEKTRLIEFGRFARENRRRRGQGKPQTFDFLGFTHCCGTTRKGHFMVLRLTSAKRLRAKLQVVKLELRRRMHQPIPEQGQYLRAVVAGHARYFGVPCNGARLRTFRFQVAGLWHRTLCRRSQSHGLTWRRMYRLMAHWLPVANICHPYPNQRLIVMTQGRSRMR; from the coding sequence ATGAGCGATAGGAGCGGGAAGTCGGACTGCTGCGTAGTACCGAAGAAGCTGCCGAACAAGGCTGCGGGGGAAGCTCCTGCGGCGGCGGAGGCGGTGGAGGGAAGGCGGCAGGCCAAGGGAAATGCCATCGCGGCGCGCATGTCCCGCAGATCGGTGCGGGTCTATGACATGGGAACCGCGCTCGATGGCATACGACAGACGGCAAAGGGCCGTCGTGGTGCGAGGTTCACTGGACTGCTGCACCACATCTACGCGGTCGAACGCCTTGAGGCGGCCTACCTTGCGCTCAAGCGCGACGCGGCCGCTGGGGTGGACGGCCAGACCTGGCAGGCGTACGGGCAGGACCTGGAGGGCAACCTCCTGGATCTGTCCGAACGGTTGGCCCGAGGGGGCTACCGGCCCCAGCCTGTGAAGCGGGTGTACATCGACAAGGCCGACGGCAGCAAGCGCCCGCTGGGCGTGCCGGCGCTGGAGGACAAGCTCGTCCAGCGCGCCACGGTCGAAGTGTTGAACGCCATCTATGAGCAGGACTTCCTCGGGTTCAGCTACGGCTTCAGGCCCGGCAAGAGTGCGCACAACGCGCTGGATGCCGTGGCGGTAGGTGTGCACAGCAGACGAGTGAGCTGGATTCTCGATGCGGACATTGCCAAGTTCTTCGACACAATCGAAAGGGACTGGCTGGTGAAGTTCATCGAACACCGCGTGGCGGACACGCGCGTGGTGCGGCTGATCAAGAAATGGCTGCACGCGGGCGTGCTGGAAGAAGGCAGGCTGAGGCAAAGTGAGGTGGGTACGGTTCAGGGTGGGAGCATCAGTCCGCTGCTGGCCAACATCTACCTGCACTATGCGTTCGACCTGTGGGTGAAGCAGTGGAGGGGGCGCCATGCCCGAGGCGACGTGATCGTCGTGCGTTACGCCGACGATTGGGTAGCCGGGTTCCAGTTCCGCGACGATGCCGAGCGCTTCCAGCGCGCGGTGGCCGAGCGGCTGGGCCAATTCGGGCTGAAGCTGCACCCCGAGAAGACGCGGCTGATCGAGTTCGGGCGCTTCGCCCGGGAGAATCGACGCCGCCGAGGACAAGGCAAGCCGCAGACCTTCGACTTCCTGGGGTTCACGCATTGCTGCGGGACGACGAGGAAGGGCCACTTCATGGTCCTGCGGCTCACCAGTGCCAAACGCCTGCGAGCCAAACTGCAGGTGGTCAAGCTCGAACTCAGAAGGCGCATGCACCAACCCATCCCGGAGCAGGGCCAGTACCTGCGGGCGGTGGTGGCCGGGCATGCGCGCTACTTCGGCGTGCCGTGCAACGGCGCGCGGCTGAGGACATTCCGCTTCCAGGTCGCCGGGCTGTGGCATCGCACGCTGTGCCGCCGCAGTCAGAGCCATGGCCTGACGTGGCGTCGAATGTATCGATTGATGGCGCATTGGCTGCCTGTTGCGAACATCTGCCACCCGTACCCGAACCAGCGTCTGATCGTCATGACCCAAGGCAGGAGCCGTATGCGGTAG
- a CDS encoding DctP family TRAP transporter solute-binding subunit: protein MKFRRTLLGLAAAATALGMFSTGAMAQAAYKPEYKMSLVLGPPTPWGQAGKIWADLVKERTQGRINIKLYPGVSLIQGDQTREFSALRQGVIDMAVGSTINWSPQVKQLNLFSMPFLMPDYAAIDALTQGEVGKEMFKTLDKAGVVPLAWGENGYREITNSKKPIKSPADLKGMKIRVVGSPIYSDMFTALGANPTQMSWADAQPALASGAVDGQENPLFLFTVLKMQNVGQKFVTTWGYVADPLVFVVNKEIWASWTPADQAIVRQAAADAGKQEIALARKGLVEADKPVLKEIAAMGVTVTQLTPAEREAFVKATRPVYDKWKSTVGADLVAKAEKAIAARQK, encoded by the coding sequence ATGAAATTCCGCCGCACCCTGCTGGGCCTTGCCGCCGCAGCAACCGCCCTGGGCATGTTCTCGACCGGCGCCATGGCGCAGGCCGCCTACAAGCCCGAATACAAGATGTCCCTGGTGCTCGGCCCGCCCACACCCTGGGGCCAGGCCGGGAAGATCTGGGCCGACCTCGTCAAGGAGCGCACCCAGGGCCGCATCAACATCAAGCTGTACCCTGGCGTGTCGCTCATCCAGGGCGACCAGACGCGCGAATTCAGCGCGCTGCGCCAGGGCGTGATCGACATGGCCGTCGGCTCGACCATCAACTGGTCGCCGCAGGTCAAGCAGCTCAACCTTTTTTCCATGCCTTTCCTGATGCCCGACTATGCGGCCATTGACGCCCTCACCCAGGGCGAAGTCGGCAAGGAAATGTTCAAGACCCTCGACAAGGCCGGCGTCGTGCCGCTCGCCTGGGGCGAGAACGGCTACCGTGAGATCACCAACTCGAAGAAGCCGATCAAGTCGCCCGCCGACCTGAAGGGCATGAAGATCCGCGTGGTCGGTTCGCCGATCTATTCCGACATGTTCACCGCGCTCGGCGCCAACCCCACGCAGATGAGCTGGGCCGACGCCCAGCCCGCGCTCGCCAGCGGTGCGGTCGACGGCCAGGAGAACCCGCTCTTCCTGTTCACCGTGCTCAAGATGCAGAACGTGGGCCAGAAGTTCGTGACCACCTGGGGCTACGTGGCCGACCCGCTGGTGTTCGTGGTCAACAAGGAAATCTGGGCCTCGTGGACGCCGGCCGACCAGGCCATCGTGCGCCAGGCCGCCGCCGATGCCGGCAAGCAGGAAATCGCCCTCGCGCGCAAGGGCCTGGTGGAAGCCGACAAGCCGGTGCTCAAGGAGATTGCTGCCATGGGCGTCACCGTGACCCAGCTCACGCCCGCAGAGCGCGAAGCCTTCGTGAAGGCCACGCGGCCGGTGTACGACAAGTGGAAGTCGACCGTGGGCGCGGACCTTGTGGCCAAGGCCGAGAAGGCCATCGCAGCGCGCCAGAAGTAA
- a CDS encoding TRAP transporter small permease, with protein sequence MTTPNESGPMLDAASPLPPDIEAADEPTRVPLAIEDWLTVIIMGALALITFANVLVRYFTDSSFAWTEEFSVFLMIMLALVAGSAAVARDRHIRIEYFSESGSMARRKRLAQFGALMIAILFTLIGALSIRMVWDDYRFDETTPGIGLPAWWYSIWLPIVSFAIALRAVGLMIRRGRKEYGGSNENRSGKGDAS encoded by the coding sequence ATGACCACTCCCAACGAGTCCGGCCCCATGCTGGACGCCGCCAGCCCCCTCCCCCCAGACATCGAAGCCGCCGACGAGCCCACCCGGGTGCCGCTCGCCATCGAGGACTGGCTCACCGTCATCATCATGGGCGCGCTGGCGCTCATCACCTTCGCCAACGTGCTGGTGCGCTACTTCACCGACTCTTCGTTCGCGTGGACGGAAGAGTTCTCCGTCTTCCTGATGATCATGCTGGCGCTGGTGGCCGGCTCGGCCGCGGTGGCGCGCGACCGGCACATCCGCATCGAATATTTTTCCGAGAGCGGCTCCATGGCGCGGCGCAAGCGGCTGGCGCAGTTCGGCGCGCTCATGATCGCCATCCTGTTCACGCTGATCGGCGCGCTCAGCATCCGCATGGTGTGGGACGACTACCGCTTCGACGAGACCACGCCGGGCATCGGCCTGCCTGCGTGGTGGTATTCGATCTGGCTGCCGATCGTGTCGTTTGCCATCGCGCTGCGCGCCGTGGGCCTGATGATCCGCCGCGGCCGCAAGGAATACGGCGGCAGCAACGAGAACCGCAGCGGCAAGGGCGACGCATCGTGA
- a CDS encoding amino acid ABC transporter permease: MGSNWDWQVFLQDPGGKYPTYWQWMLSAWGWTVSVALLALVVALVLGSLIGIIRTLPNSPWLVRLGNAWVELFRNIPLLVQIFLWYHVIPALVPVMKSVPSFVLVVLALGFFTSARIAEQVRSGIQALPKGQRYAGMAVGFTTPQYYRYVILPMAYRIIIPPLTSETMNIFKNSSVAFAVSVTELTMFAMQAQEETSRGIEVYLAVTGLYVISAFAINRIMAYIEKKTRVPGFIVSASGGGGH, from the coding sequence ATGGGATCAAACTGGGATTGGCAGGTCTTCTTGCAAGACCCGGGCGGGAAGTACCCGACCTATTGGCAGTGGATGCTGTCCGCATGGGGCTGGACCGTGTCCGTGGCCCTGCTGGCGCTCGTCGTCGCGCTGGTGCTGGGTTCGCTGATCGGCATCATCCGCACCTTGCCCAACAGCCCGTGGCTCGTGCGCCTGGGCAATGCCTGGGTCGAGCTGTTCCGCAACATCCCCCTGCTGGTGCAGATCTTCCTCTGGTACCACGTCATTCCGGCGCTGGTGCCGGTCATGAAGAGCGTGCCGAGCTTCGTGCTGGTGGTGCTGGCGCTGGGCTTCTTCACCTCGGCGCGGATCGCCGAACAGGTGCGCTCGGGCATCCAGGCGCTGCCCAAGGGCCAGCGCTATGCGGGCATGGCGGTGGGTTTCACCACGCCGCAGTACTACCGCTACGTCATTTTGCCGATGGCCTACCGCATCATCATTCCGCCGCTCACGAGCGAGACGATGAACATCTTCAAGAACTCGTCGGTGGCGTTTGCCGTGTCGGTGACCGAACTCACGATGTTCGCCATGCAGGCGCAGGAAGAAACCTCGCGCGGCATCGAGGTGTACCTGGCGGTGACGGGGCTCTACGTGATCTCGGCCTTTGCGATCAACCGCATCATGGCGTACATCGAGAAGAAGACGCGCGTGCCGGGCTTCATTGTCTCGGCCAGCGGCGGCGGGGGACACTGA
- a CDS encoding amino acid ABC transporter ATP-binding protein, producing MIEIKNVSKWYGPVQVLNDCSVSISKGDVVVVCGPSGSGKSTLIKTVNALEPFQKGEITVNGIPLHDPKTNLPKLRSKVGMVFQHFELFPHLSVTENLTIAQIKVLGRSPEEAKIRGLKMLDRVGLMAHKDKFPGQLSGGQQQRVAIARALSMDPIVMLFDEPTSALDPEMVGEVLDVMVSLAKDGMTMMVVTHEMAFARKVASRVIFIDVGGKILEDCPKDEFFSHPENRQPRTKDFLNKILQH from the coding sequence ATGATTGAAATCAAGAACGTATCGAAGTGGTATGGCCCGGTGCAGGTGCTCAACGATTGTTCGGTGAGCATCTCCAAGGGCGACGTGGTGGTGGTGTGCGGGCCGTCGGGCTCGGGCAAGTCCACGCTCATCAAGACCGTGAACGCGCTCGAACCCTTCCAGAAGGGCGAGATCACCGTCAACGGCATTCCGCTGCACGACCCCAAGACCAACCTGCCCAAGTTGCGCTCCAAGGTCGGCATGGTGTTCCAGCACTTCGAGCTGTTCCCGCACCTGTCGGTCACCGAGAACCTCACGATCGCCCAGATCAAGGTGCTGGGCCGCAGCCCCGAGGAAGCCAAGATCCGCGGCCTCAAGATGCTCGACCGCGTGGGCCTGATGGCGCACAAGGACAAGTTCCCGGGCCAGCTCTCGGGCGGCCAGCAGCAGCGCGTGGCCATTGCCCGTGCGCTCAGCATGGACCCGATCGTGATGCTGTTCGACGAGCCCACCTCGGCGCTCGACCCCGAAATGGTCGGCGAAGTGCTCGACGTGATGGTGAGCCTGGCCAAGGACGGCATGACCATGATGGTGGTCACGCACGAAATGGCCTTTGCGCGCAAGGTCGCGAGCCGCGTGATCTTCATCGACGTGGGCGGCAAGATCCTCGAAGACTGCCCGAAGGACGAGTTCTTCAGCCACCCCGAAAACCGCCAGCCGCGCACCAAGGACTTCTTGAACAAGATCCTCCAGCACTGA
- a CDS encoding aspartate ammonia-lyase, with protein sequence MSPNFRTEHDFLGEKQIPAIAYWGVHTARAVENFAISGTRVSAMPDLVRALAFVKKAATRANADLGAIDRDRAAAIILACEDLIEGKLLDEFVVDVIQGGAGTSTNMNANEVICNLALEKLGHEKGRYDVLHPNDHVNASQSTNDVYPTAVRLALWFAIGRLLESMAALRRSFEAKALEFKDILKIGRTQLQDAVPMTLGQEFLTYAIMIGEDEARLGEARALIEEINLGATAIGTGINAPHGYANLACQYLAEQTGVPLKQSANLIEATQDTGAFVQLSGVLKRVATKLSKTCNDLRLLSSGPQAGFGEIRLPARQAGSSIMPGKVNPVIPEVMNQVAFEVIGNDITVTMASEAGQLQLNAFEPIMGWSLFKSIKHLSNACNTLQHNCVEGIEANREFLAKRVRESVTLVTALNPLIGYEKAALIAKTALATGGPIDLVAESLGIMTRAEMEALLVPENLTQPVRLSAPVPPAAEPSGTKAA encoded by the coding sequence ATGAGCCCCAATTTCAGGACCGAACACGACTTTCTCGGCGAGAAGCAGATTCCTGCCATTGCCTACTGGGGCGTGCACACGGCGCGCGCGGTCGAGAACTTCGCCATCTCCGGCACCCGGGTGTCGGCCATGCCCGACCTGGTCCGCGCGCTGGCCTTCGTGAAGAAGGCCGCCACCCGCGCCAATGCCGACCTCGGCGCCATCGACCGCGACCGCGCGGCCGCCATCATCCTGGCCTGCGAGGATCTCATCGAGGGCAAATTGCTCGACGAGTTCGTGGTCGACGTGATCCAGGGCGGTGCCGGCACCTCCACCAACATGAACGCCAACGAGGTGATCTGCAACCTCGCGCTCGAGAAGCTCGGGCATGAAAAGGGCCGCTACGACGTTCTGCATCCCAACGACCACGTCAACGCCTCGCAAAGCACCAACGACGTCTATCCGACGGCGGTGCGGCTGGCGCTGTGGTTCGCCATCGGCCGGCTGCTCGAATCCATGGCCGCGCTGCGGCGCAGCTTCGAGGCCAAGGCGCTCGAGTTCAAGGACATCCTGAAGATCGGCCGCACCCAGCTGCAGGACGCCGTGCCCATGACGCTGGGCCAGGAGTTCCTGACCTACGCCATCATGATCGGCGAAGACGAGGCCCGGCTCGGCGAGGCGCGCGCACTCATCGAGGAAATCAACCTGGGCGCCACCGCCATCGGCACCGGTATCAACGCGCCGCACGGCTATGCCAACCTGGCCTGCCAGTACCTGGCCGAGCAGACCGGCGTGCCGCTCAAGCAGTCGGCCAACCTCATCGAGGCCACGCAGGACACCGGCGCCTTCGTGCAGCTGTCGGGCGTGCTCAAGCGCGTGGCGACCAAGCTCAGCAAGACCTGCAACGACCTGCGCCTGCTCTCCAGCGGCCCGCAGGCCGGCTTCGGCGAGATCCGGCTGCCGGCGCGGCAGGCCGGCTCGTCGATCATGCCGGGCAAGGTCAACCCCGTGATTCCGGAAGTCATGAACCAGGTGGCCTTCGAGGTCATCGGCAACGACATCACGGTCACGATGGCCTCGGAGGCCGGCCAGCTGCAGCTGAATGCTTTCGAACCGATCATGGGCTGGAGCCTGTTCAAGAGCATCAAGCACCTGAGCAACGCCTGCAACACGCTGCAGCACAACTGCGTCGAAGGCATCGAGGCGAACCGCGAGTTCCTGGCCAAGCGGGTGCGCGAATCGGTCACGCTGGTCACCGCGCTCAATCCGCTGATTGGCTATGAAAAGGCAGCGCTGATCGCCAAGACCGCGCTGGCCACCGGCGGGCCCATCGACCTGGTGGCCGAATCGCTCGGCATCATGACGCGCGCCGAGATGGAGGCGCTGCTCGTGCCCGAGAACCTGACCCAGCCCGTGCGCCTGTCCGCGCCGGTGCCGCCGGCTGCCGAGCCCTCGGGCACAAAGGCTGCTTAG
- a CDS encoding amino acid ABC transporter substrate-binding protein, which yields MNKQVLALAIAALAAGGAFAQANDTLAKIKASGSITEGVRESSGLSYTLGNGQYTGFHYDVCANIIKDIQKNLGLAKLETKYQPVTSQNRVPLVQNGTVDLECGSTTNNATRQKDVSFAVTTYVEEVRIAVKANSGINGIKDLNGKTVATTTGTTSVQTLRKNERAGGIDFKELYGKDHSDSFLLLESGRADAFVMDGSILASNIAKSKSPADYKIVGEVLSVEPIAIMIRKDDAAFKKVVDDSIKAQIKNGDLAKLWDKWFLKPIPPANVTVNLPLSEATKAAWANPNDKPMEDYAAKK from the coding sequence ATGAACAAGCAAGTATTGGCATTGGCAATTGCAGCCCTGGCTGCCGGCGGCGCTTTTGCACAGGCCAATGACACCCTGGCCAAGATCAAGGCCTCGGGCAGCATCACCGAAGGCGTACGGGAATCTTCCGGCCTCTCGTACACGCTGGGCAACGGCCAGTACACCGGTTTCCATTACGACGTCTGCGCCAACATCATCAAGGACATCCAGAAGAACCTGGGCCTTGCCAAGCTGGAAACCAAGTACCAGCCCGTGACCTCGCAGAACCGCGTGCCGCTGGTGCAGAACGGCACCGTCGACCTCGAGTGCGGCTCCACCACCAACAACGCCACGCGCCAGAAGGACGTTTCCTTCGCGGTGACCACCTACGTCGAGGAAGTGCGCATCGCGGTCAAGGCCAACTCGGGCATCAACGGCATCAAGGACCTCAACGGCAAGACCGTGGCCACCACCACCGGCACCACCTCGGTGCAGACCCTGCGCAAGAACGAGCGCGCCGGCGGCATCGACTTCAAGGAACTCTACGGCAAGGACCACTCCGACAGCTTCCTGCTGCTCGAATCGGGCCGCGCCGACGCCTTCGTGATGGACGGCTCCATCCTGGCCTCGAACATCGCCAAGTCGAAGTCGCCTGCCGACTACAAGATCGTCGGCGAAGTGCTCAGCGTCGAGCCCATCGCCATCATGATCCGCAAGGACGACGCCGCCTTCAAGAAGGTGGTGGACGACAGCATCAAGGCACAGATCAAGAACGGCGACCTCGCCAAGCTCTGGGACAAGTGGTTCCTGAAGCCGATCCCGCCGGCAAACGTCACGGTGAACTTGCCGCTGTCCGAAGCCACGAAGGCCGCCTGGGCCAACCCGAACGACAAGCCGATGGAAGACTACGCCGCCAAGAAGTAA
- a CDS encoding amino acid ABC transporter permease, with product MMNLDLSFYNWDVISNFVVKGFYFSIMLTIVATIGGVLFGTVLALMRLSGKKWLDAPAAIYVNGMRSIPLVMVILWFFLLVPASFYAAFGSIGSNYRSEISAVITFIAFEAAYFSEIMRAGIQSIPRGQVHAGQAVGMTYGQNMRLVVLPQAFRNMLPVLLTQTIILFQDTSLVYAIGAYDMLKGFETAGKNFGRPIEAYLLAAVVYFIMCYALSWLVKRLHKKIAIIR from the coding sequence ATGATGAATCTCGACCTGTCGTTCTACAACTGGGACGTCATCAGCAACTTCGTCGTCAAGGGCTTCTACTTCAGCATCATGCTGACGATCGTGGCCACCATCGGCGGCGTGCTCTTCGGCACCGTGCTGGCGCTCATGCGGCTGTCGGGCAAGAAGTGGCTCGACGCGCCCGCCGCCATCTACGTCAACGGCATGCGCAGCATTCCGCTGGTGATGGTGATCCTGTGGTTCTTCCTCTTGGTGCCGGCCTCGTTCTATGCGGCCTTCGGTTCCATCGGCTCGAACTACCGCTCGGAAATCTCGGCCGTGATCACCTTCATCGCGTTCGAGGCGGCCTACTTCAGCGAGATCATGCGCGCGGGCATCCAGTCGATCCCGCGCGGCCAGGTGCATGCGGGCCAGGCGGTCGGCATGACCTACGGCCAGAACATGCGCCTGGTGGTGCTGCCGCAGGCCTTCCGCAACATGCTGCCGGTGCTGCTCACGCAGACCATCATCCTGTTCCAGGACACCTCGCTGGTCTATGCGATCGGCGCCTACGACATGCTCAAGGGCTTCGAGACCGCGGGCAAGAACTTCGGCCGCCCGATCGAGGCCTACCTGCTCGCGGCCGTCGTCTACTTCATCATGTGCTATGCCTTGTCGTGGCTCGTCAAGCGCCTCCACAAGAAGATTGCCATCATTCGCTGA
- a CDS encoding nucleoside hydrolase: MHTLIIDTDPGADDVIALLFALAAPESLAVQALTTVAGNVPLAKTSRNARLACEWADRPEIPVYAGADRPLQRTPIYAANIHGSEGITGVKVHEPAVPLAEGHAVDYLVRTLRAAPEKSVTLAMLGPQTNLALALEQAPDIVRGLRELVLMAGAHFNGGNITPTAEFNLFADPHAAEAVLKCGVPITMLPLDVTHKILTSDERIARLRGLGNRAGVIVADILDAYAPQEMKHYQMPGGPVHDATVTAYLLRPSLFQGRRIHVEVDSREGMGFGQTAADWHGSLNRSANVNWIADGDAQGFFDLLTEHIARLP, translated from the coding sequence ATGCACACCCTGATCATCGACACGGACCCCGGCGCGGACGACGTGATCGCGCTGCTGTTCGCCCTGGCGGCGCCGGAATCTCTCGCGGTCCAGGCGCTGACCACGGTGGCCGGCAACGTGCCGCTGGCCAAGACCTCGCGCAACGCGCGCCTCGCCTGCGAATGGGCCGACCGGCCGGAGATTCCGGTGTACGCTGGCGCGGACCGGCCCCTGCAACGCACGCCGATCTACGCGGCCAACATCCACGGCAGCGAAGGCATCACCGGCGTGAAGGTGCATGAACCCGCGGTACCACTGGCCGAAGGCCATGCGGTCGACTATCTGGTCCGCACGCTGCGCGCCGCACCCGAAAAAAGCGTGACGCTCGCGATGCTCGGCCCGCAGACCAACCTGGCGCTCGCCCTTGAACAGGCGCCCGACATCGTGCGCGGCCTGCGCGAACTGGTGCTCATGGCCGGCGCGCACTTCAACGGCGGCAACATCACGCCCACGGCGGAGTTCAACCTGTTCGCCGATCCGCATGCGGCCGAGGCCGTGCTGAAGTGCGGCGTGCCGATCACCATGCTGCCGCTCGACGTGACGCACAAGATCCTCACGAGCGACGAGCGCATCGCGCGGCTGCGCGGCCTCGGCAACCGGGCCGGCGTGATCGTCGCCGACATCCTCGACGCCTATGCGCCGCAGGAGATGAAGCACTACCAAATGCCCGGCGGGCCGGTGCACGATGCCACCGTCACAGCCTACCTGCTGCGGCCCTCGCTCTTCCAGGGCAGGCGCATCCACGTCGAGGTCGACAGCCGCGAGGGCATGGGCTTCGGCCAGACGGCGGCCGACTGGCACGGCAGTTTGAATCGCTCCGCCAACGTGAACTGGATCGCCGATGGCGATGCGCAGGGCTTCTTCGACCTGCTGACGGAGCACATCGCGCGGCTGCCGTAG